The Rothia sp. SD9660Na DNA segment AGCTCGATGAGGGTCTCGGGCAGCAGGCCACCATCGAGGTGGTCGTGCAGGCAAACTTTGGGGAGTTTCTGGAGCCAGGTCAGAGTGGGCGTGGGTGCGGTCATGCGGGGAAGGTTCTTTCGTAGTGGCCCGCCCCGAAAAGGTCGGGGCTCTTTCGGGGCGGGTGCGTCAGATGAGGGGTGAGTGGGCCTAGAAGGTCCAGGAGGCCAGGGCCTCGCTCATGTGAGCCGGGATGTTCTCGCCGGTGCGGGGGAACATGCGCAGCTCTTCAACGTATTGCTGAGCGGGCAGGTGCTCGGGGTAGCGCACGAAGGCTTCTTCATCGGCGTAGTCGAAGGAGGCCTCGACCGGGGTGCCGGGGGTGAAGCGGATGTTGACGGCCAGGGGTGAGCCGTGGCCTTCCTTGTAGGAGTCGGCCTTGAGCTGCAGAATCGCCAGGGTCTCTTCGGGGATTAGGTCGAAGGTGCGCACCTGCTCCCAGAAGCCGTTGCGGCGCACGTGGGTCAGGGCATCGTAGTAGGAGCCCAGGGTACGCACACGAATCAGCACGGTGGAGACATCGCGGGCGGTACCTTCTGCCCCGAACAGGGCCTCGTAGGCCGGAGCGAAGCGGGAGACCACTTCGGCTTCAGTCAGCACCAGGTTGCCGCTGGCCTTCTTGGTGGCAGAGGGCTTGGGCTGGCTGTGCTCAGCGTAAGAGGGGGCGATGTCCACGCTGGTGCTGGTCATGGGGGCGTCCAGAGTCGGGGCGGACGCGGGCAGGCTACGGGCCGAAGCCGGTGCAGCGGATGCCTGGGGCTGGTCGTCGGTCTCGAATTCGCTGTCGTCCAGGTGGGTGGGCAGCTGGTGGGCCTCGTTCTCGTCGGCTGCGGGGGCTTCTTCTGCGTTACCTGTTTCTACCGCGGGGGCTTCTTCCTGCGCAGGTTCTACAGCTGCTTCCTCAGCGGTGCCCGAGACTTCCTCAACGGGGCTTTCTACTTTCTCCGCTTCGTTCTGGTCAGCCTTCTCCTGCGCTGCCTTCTCCTGGGCCAAACGGGCTGAGATCCGGCTCATGCGGTCCTCAGCCTGGGCTGCGGTTTCCCCCTGCCCTGCGGCAACCGGGGCGGTGGCGGCGTCCTTGCCCTTCTCAACTTTAGCAACCTGCTGAGCCTGGGCAGCGCCCATGTCGAGGGCGTAGTTGAGGTTGTGGGTCTTACTGGTGGCGGTGTTCATGAAAGAAGCGTGCACAGCTGCATCGCTGCCGATAGCGGGGTTAACCACGATCAGGGCGCGGTTCCAGGCGCCGCGCTCGCTCTTTTCTTCCTCAACGTAGAGGTCGGCCACAGCCTGGAACCACTCGCTACCGGGTGTGACCAAACCAGATTCAACCTCCTGGCCACGCTGGTAGAGGGTGTACTTCATGTCGTTGGCGTTCTGGGTCAGGTTCAGGGTCACCTGACCCTCTGCCTTGGCACGCATGAGCTTCACAACCGCTTTGAGACCCTCGCCTGCGCCCAGCCGGGTAGGCGCCGACTGGGTGACGGGGGTAGGCTCAGCGGTTGCGGGGGCGGACGCCTGCTCGGCGTCGAGGCCGGTTGCCAGAACATCGCGCTGGGTAGCGTCGGTGGCGGGGGCAGGTGCCTGAGTTTTCTTGCGGCTAAATAGGCCCACGGTTCTTCTCTTTTCTTGCAGGGTCGAGGGGGGGCTTTAAGCGTTGATTCTATCCAGAATCAGGTCGGTGGGGGTGTAATCGCCTCCGATAGTCCAGGCGTCCTTGAGGGATTCCAGGGCTCGTTCAAAGCGTTCAGGGGTGTCGGTCATCAGGGTCATGAGGGGCTGACCTGCGGTGACGGCATCGCCGGGCTTGGCGTGCAGGTTAATGCCCGCTGCTAGCTGCACGTCGTCTTCTTTACGGGCTCGTCCTGCGCCCAGACGCCAGGAGGCCACGCCCACTGCCAGAGCGTCCAGGCGGGTTAGGGTGCCGCTGGCATCAGCGTAGACGGTGTGGGTCTCGCGGGCTTCGGGCAGGGCTGCATCGGGGTCACCGCCCTGGGCGGAAATCATCTCGCGCCACTTATCCATAGCGCGACCGTCCGCAAGGGCCTTGGCCGGGTCGGCGTCGATACCGGAGTTTTTGAGCATGACGCGGGCCAGTTCGACGGTCAGTTCAACGATATCGGCAGGTCCGCCACCGGCGAGAACCTCAACAGATTCAGCTACTTCATTGGCGTTGCCAACGGCCAGCCCCAGCGGGGTATCCATGTTGGTCAGCAGGGCACTGGTTTTTACACCGGCTCCCTGACCCAGCTCAACCATGACCTCTGCCAGCTCACGGGCGCGCACGGCGTCCTTCATAAAGGCACCGGAGCCGACCTTGACGTCGAGCACCAGGGAGTCGGTGCCCTCGGCAATTTTCTTGCTCATAATGGACGATGCAATGAGCGGGATTGCCTCGACAGTGGAGGTGGTGTCGCGCAGAGCATAAAGCTTCTTGTCGGCGGGGGCGAGACCCGCGCCTGCCGCTGAGATAACAGCGCCAACGGTACCGAGAATGTCGAGAGTCTTTTCATTAGAGATATTGGCCTGCCAGCCGGAGATGGCTTCGAGCTTGTCGAGGGTGCCGCCAGTATGGCCCAGGCCGCGGCCTGAGAGCTGGGGTACGGCCACGTTATAGACGGCAACCAGCGGGGCCAGGGGCAGGGTGATTTTGTCGCCGACGCCGCCGGTGGAGTGCTTATCTGCGGTGGCGAGTTTTTTACCGGGGCCGATGATGGGTGAGAAGTCCATACGTTCGCCGGAGCGGATCATGGCATCGGTCCAGCGGGCGGTTTCTTCGCGGTTCATGCCGTTGAGGAAGATAGCCATGGCCAGGGCGCTCATCTGCTCGTCGGCTACGACGCCGCGGGTGTAGGCGTCGATGACCCAGTCGATTTGATTGTTGGTGAGGGTTCCGTGGTCGCGTTTGGTGCGGATAATGTCTACGGCGTCGAAAGCTTCAGTGCTCAAGCGCTCACCTTCCCGGCAGGGTGCAGCTTCGCTCCCCTGCCCTGTTGTGTCGTGTTGTTCGGGCGTCTCTTCCAGTATGCCAGTTTGCGCCGGGGCTTGGCCTGAGCAAAGCCGTCAGTGAACGGGAAAGATAAGGACGTTAGGGGGCAGCTAGGCGGTCGGGGCCGAAGGCATCGGGCAGCATCTGCTCGATGGTGAGCACTCCACTGGTGGAGCGCAGGAGCATGCCGGGGGCGCTGTGTTCGTAGAGTAGCTGGCGGCAGCGGCCGCAAGGCATCAGGGCGTTGCCGTCCTTATCGACACAGGCGAAAGCTGCGAGCTTGCCGCCGCCGGTGCGGAAGAGCTCAGAGATCAGCGAGCATTCGGCGCAGAGAGTAATCCCGTAGGAGGCGTTTTCGATGTTAGCGCCGGTAATCAGGCGCCCGTCGGTGGTTAGGGCCGCGGCCCCCACCGCGAAGTTGGAGTAGGGCGAGTAGGAGTTCGCTAGGGCTGTGGTGGCGGCAGCGGTGAGCTGATCCCAGTCAATGTCTTGTGCAGTCATTGGTATCTTCCTTTGTTTTTCTATAGGTACGGGGATGTTGAGGCAGAGGCGGACGCCCCTTTGCCGACTAACCTTCTCGCAGGCTCGCAGAGCTCGCACGCGATTCATGTAGCCTCGCAGGCTCGGCTAATTCGCAGGGATTTCTGTTTCGCTTCGCGGAAACCCCGTACTCATCCCAGCCAGTCGGCTGCCGGGGCGTCTGCCTCCACCCTAGCCCAGCCTCAAGAACATTAAGACAGCTATGGCCGCTACCCCACATGAAGATAGCGGCCACATGGCTCAGGTGAGATGGAGCTCAAGCGCCTGAAGGGTATGCCGCCTGCCAGCGCGTGAATCGGGCCTGGCGATGAATTTCGACGAGCGCCCCGCGCGAAGAGAAAGAATGGTTGCGCGGCGGCGGCATACCCAAAAGGCGCTGCTCTCCCCTGCGTCCGTCCGGACCTACTCCTTGATGTAGGGCTTGCCCACTGCGGCGGGGCCGCGGGAGCGCCCGACCAGACCGGCTACCGCGAAGATGGTGACCAGGTAGGGCAGCATGGCGAGCAGTTCGGTGGGCACGCTGGTGCCCAGGATGGAGAGGACGAACTGTAGGTTGAGGGAGAAGCCGAAGAGGAGGGCGGCGGAGAGGGCTCCGATAGGGGTCCAGCGACCGAAGATGAGGGCGGCGAGGGCGATGTAGCCCTGACCGGCGGTCATATCGGAGTTGAAGGAGGATACGGAAACCAGGGTGAAGAAGGCTCCGCCCATACCGGCTACAGCACCTGCGAGCAGGACGTTGGTGGCACGCAGGCGGTTGACGTTAACGCCCAGGGTATCGGCCGCCTTGGGATGCTCACCGACGGCGCGGGTACGCAGGCCCCAGCGGGTCTTATTAAGGGCAAACCAGATGACGGCTACCACGATGTACATGAGGTAGACCAGTACGTTCTGGTTGAAGAGGACGGGGCCCAGAACAGGGATCTCGGAGAGGCCGGGGACGGCGAAGGCCGGCAGCTTGGGCGCGGAGTTGAGGGTGGACGCGTTGGGCTCAAGAACACGTGCGAAGAGGAAGCCGGTGAGGCCTGAGACCAGAACGTTGACCACGACACCCACGATGACCTGGTCGACCAGGTACTTGATAGAGAAGAGGGCCAGCAGGGCTGAGACGAGCATGCCACCGACCATGGCTGCGATGAGACCTGCCCAGGGGCTGCCAGTCATGGAGCCGACGATGACTGCTGAGAAGGCTCCCAGCAGGAGCTGGCCTTCGATGGCGATGTTGACGATGCCAGAACGCTCACAGAGCAGACCGCCCATGGAACCAAAGATCATGGGGATAGAGAGGGCCACTGCACCAGTGAGCAGGGAAACTAGGGAGAGTGAGGCTCGTTCGGTGGACCCGATGGCCCAAACCACCAGGCCGCTGGCAAAGGCAATCCAGAAGAGGGGCGCTACCCAGCGGCCGATAGTTTTGCCGGCGTTGGTGGTGACCAGAGCATAGCCTGCTACAGCGAGCATGGCGATGGAGGCTACCCAGCCGTAGACCTGGGGGTTGATTTGGAGGGGTTCGGCGGAGAACCAGCTGACGCCGTCCGAGATGCCCAGGCTGATGGTGCTCTTGGGGGCGCGCAGGGCAATGAGCAGGGTTCCGAGTACTGCAAGTACCCCGTAGATGATGGGGTTCTTCCAGTTTTTGACGACCAGCCTTTCATCTGAAGTGCTGGCAGTGGTTTCAGGAGTTGCGATGACGCTCATGGTTATGCCTCCACGGCCTTCTTCTTAGCTGACTTCTTTTTCTTGGGCTTGCCGGTGGGGTCAGGCAGGCGGAACAGGGATCGAACCAGCGGGGGCGCCGCGATGAAAAGAACGATCAGAGCCTGAAGAACCAGAACGATGTCGATGTCGGTTCCGGTTGAGATCTGCATGGAGACACCACCTGCACGGAAGGCACCGAAGAGCAGGGCCGCGAAGAAGGTGCCCCAGGGGGTAGAGCGTCCGAGCAGGGCTACGGTGATAGCGTCAAAGCCAAGTGAGCCTGCAACACCGGTGCTAAGAACCTTTTCGGTACCGGAAACCTGGGCGGTACCAGCAAGACCTGCGAGGGCGCCGGAGAGAGCCATCACGATGATGTACCCGGAGGCGACAGAGATACCTGCGGTGCGTGCAGCATTAGGGTTTGCACCGACCGCTCGGAGGCGGAAGCCGATAGTAGAGCGGTTCAGGATCCAGCTCACAAAGATAACTGCTAGAACAGCGACGATGAAGCCCAGATGCAAGCGGAAGGAGGGGCCAAGAATCAGAGGGAAAATCGCGTTAGCGCCGACCTGATCTGAGATGGGGTTTGCACTCCCTTCGCGCTGCAGCACGGGGGTTTTAAGCAGGTAGGTCAGGAGGTTAGCGGCGATGTAGTTCATCATGATGGACAGGATGACTTCGTGGGCGCCTGTCTTAGCCTTGAGAACGCCGATGATGCCGCCCCAAATAGCACCACCGATCAGACCACCGATGAGGACAAGGGGAATCATAAGGGGCAGGGGAAGCCCAGCATTGAGGGCTACCCAGCCGGAGACGATAGCACCGAGGATAATCTGGCCCTGGGCACCGATGTTGAAGAGACCAGCTCGGAAGGAGAGCGCGATAGCTAGACCCGCGAAAATGAGGGGGGTTGCCATGGTCAGAGTTTCGGTAATGGGTCGAATCTGCTGGGCAAAGGTTTTGCCGTTGGGGTTGTAGATAGACCCCTGGAGCAGGGCCATGTAGGCGTCAGTGGCTGCAGACCACCCGGCGCTGATGGCATCCATAGGTCGAGCAAAGAAGTAGCCTGCCGCTTTTTGGGTTGCCGGGTCGGTGAAAGCGATGAGAATGCCACCCACGATAAAGGCGGCAAGAGCTGCACCGATGGAGAGCCCAATATTCCCACCTGCGATACGAGCGAAGGTGGAGGGCTTCTCGGTAGCTACCAGCGGGGAGGGGACGTCCTGGGGCGGGGTTTTAACTACCGTATCGGCAGCGAGGGCAGGGTCTACCTGCGGGGTTGCGGGCTTATGCTCGCTCATTCTCTTCTCCTTCTGCCCAGGGGGTCTCAGTATTGGGGCCCGCCAGGTGCTTGGCGTGGGAAGTGCTGGGGGCTTCTTCTTCGTGTTCTGCGGAAGCTGCGAGGGCTTCCTCATAGGTGCTTCCTGCCATCATCTGGCCAAGAACGGAGCGCGGGGTGCTGGGCGGAACGATTCCCATGAGCTCCCCGTGGAAGAAGACGGCGATGCGGTCTGCTAGACCGTAAACTTCGTCGAGTTCGGTAGAGACGATGATGACGGGCACGCCCTTATCGCGTTCTTCGACGATGCGCTTGTGGATGAATTCGATAGAACCAACATCGACGCCGCGGGTGGGCTGGGATGCAACAAAGAGTTTTAGGGGGCGGGAGAGCTCGCGGGCAACAACGATTTTCTGCTGGTTACCGCCGGAGAGAGTGGAGGCTGCGTGTTCCTTGGAGCCCATGCGGATGTCGAACTCGGCTCCCGCCCGGTCGGCATTTTCAGAAATCTTGGTGCGGTTCAGGGTGCCTACTGAGGAGAAGTCTTTGGTGTCAAAGAGGTCGAGAATCAGGTTCTCTGAGATGGAGAAGGAGCCGACCAGACCGTCCTTGCTACGGTCTTCGGGCACGAAACCAACTCCGGAGCGCAGCACCTGCTTAGTGGTTTTCCCAAGAAGCTCATGACCGTTGAGTTTCATAGAGCCGGTGGCCTTGGGGTGCAGGCCGATGATAGATTCGGCCAGCTCGGTCTGGCCGTTACCCTGCACACCGGCAACGGCGAGAATCTCGCCGCCGTGCACGGTAAAGCTGACATCCTTGAGTAGGGGGACGCCGTTATCGGCTACTAAGGTGAGGTCTTCAACAGCAAAGGTCTGTTGGTTGGTCTGAGCCTGGGACTTTTCGACGGTTAGCT contains these protein-coding regions:
- a CDS encoding ABC transporter ATP-binding protein, which codes for MKLELRKVTKRFGDFTANDSIDLVVRPGTVHCLLGENGAGKSTLMNVIFGLYQPTEGQLFIDDQPVDFSGPSDAMAAGIGMVHQHFMLVPVFTVAENVALGSESVKGGTLDLETTRRKIREISDRYGFAVDPDAIVENLPVGVQQRVEIIKALVRDAETLILDEPTAVLTPAETDQLLGIMNQLRKDGKSLLFISHKLREVREISDDITVIRRGKVVGHADPSMSTTELASLMVGKAVQLTVEKSQAQTNQQTFAVEDLTLVADNGVPLLKDVSFTVHGGEILAVAGVQGNGQTELAESIIGLHPKATGSMKLNGHELLGKTTKQVLRSGVGFVPEDRSKDGLVGSFSISENLILDLFDTKDFSSVGTLNRTKISENADRAGAEFDIRMGSKEHAASTLSGGNQQKIVVARELSRPLKLFVASQPTRGVDVGSIEFIHKRIVEERDKGVPVIIVSTELDEVYGLADRIAVFFHGELMGIVPPSTPRSVLGQMMAGSTYEEALAASAEHEEEAPSTSHAKHLAGPNTETPWAEGEENERA
- a CDS encoding ABC transporter permease, translated to MSVIATPETTASTSDERLVVKNWKNPIIYGVLAVLGTLLIALRAPKSTISLGISDGVSWFSAEPLQINPQVYGWVASIAMLAVAGYALVTTNAGKTIGRWVAPLFWIAFASGLVVWAIGSTERASLSLVSLLTGAVALSIPMIFGSMGGLLCERSGIVNIAIEGQLLLGAFSAVIVGSMTGSPWAGLIAAMVGGMLVSALLALFSIKYLVDQVIVGVVVNVLVSGLTGFLFARVLEPNASTLNSAPKLPAFAVPGLSEIPVLGPVLFNQNVLVYLMYIVVAVIWFALNKTRWGLRTRAVGEHPKAADTLGVNVNRLRATNVLLAGAVAGMGGAFFTLVSVSSFNSDMTAGQGYIALAALIFGRWTPIGALSAALLFGFSLNLQFVLSILGTSVPTELLAMLPYLVTIFAVAGLVGRSRGPAAVGKPYIKE
- a CDS encoding thymidine phosphorylase, with the protein product MSTEAFDAVDIIRTKRDHGTLTNNQIDWVIDAYTRGVVADEQMSALAMAIFLNGMNREETARWTDAMIRSGERMDFSPIIGPGKKLATADKHSTGGVGDKITLPLAPLVAVYNVAVPQLSGRGLGHTGGTLDKLEAISGWQANISNEKTLDILGTVGAVISAAGAGLAPADKKLYALRDTTSTVEAIPLIASSIMSKKIAEGTDSLVLDVKVGSGAFMKDAVRARELAEVMVELGQGAGVKTSALLTNMDTPLGLAVGNANEVAESVEVLAGGGPADIVELTVELARVMLKNSGIDADPAKALADGRAMDKWREMISAQGGDPDAALPEARETHTVYADASGTLTRLDALAVGVASWRLGAGRARKEDDVQLAAGINLHAKPGDAVTAGQPLMTLMTDTPERFERALESLKDAWTIGGDYTPTDLILDRINA
- a CDS encoding cytidine deaminase, translated to MTAQDIDWDQLTAAATTALANSYSPYSNFAVGAAALTTDGRLITGANIENASYGITLCAECSLISELFRTGGGKLAAFACVDKDGNALMPCGRCRQLLYEHSAPGMLLRSTSGVLTIEQMLPDAFGPDRLAAP
- a CDS encoding ABC transporter permease; this encodes MSEHKPATPQVDPALAADTVVKTPPQDVPSPLVATEKPSTFARIAGGNIGLSIGAALAAFIVGGILIAFTDPATQKAAGYFFARPMDAISAGWSAATDAYMALLQGSIYNPNGKTFAQQIRPITETLTMATPLIFAGLAIALSFRAGLFNIGAQGQIILGAIVSGWVALNAGLPLPLMIPLVLIGGLIGGAIWGGIIGVLKAKTGAHEVILSIMMNYIAANLLTYLLKTPVLQREGSANPISDQVGANAIFPLILGPSFRLHLGFIVAVLAVIFVSWILNRSTIGFRLRAVGANPNAARTAGISVASGYIIVMALSGALAGLAGTAQVSGTEKVLSTGVAGSLGFDAITVALLGRSTPWGTFFAALLFGAFRAGGVSMQISTGTDIDIVLVLQALIVLFIAAPPLVRSLFRLPDPTGKPKKKKSAKKKAVEA